A single region of the Betta splendens chromosome 12, fBetSpl5.4, whole genome shotgun sequence genome encodes:
- the crkl gene encoding crk-like protein has product MSTARFDSSDRSGWYFGPVSRQEAQNRLQGQRHGMFLVRDSATCPGDYVLSVSENSKVSHYIINSLPSKRFKIGDQEFEHLPALLEFYKIHYLDTTTLIEPSPRYPSSEENVEYVRTLFDFTGSDAEDLPFKKGEILIILEKPEEQWWSAKSKEGRVGMIPVPYVEKLVRPPPHITQPSHGSRNSNSYGIPEPAHSLVHAYAQPQTPTPSPMPPGTPGVVTPLPSMQNGPIMAKAIQKRVPCAYDKTALALEVGDIVKVTRMNISGQWEGEVNGRRGLFPFTHVKIIDPQKPDESD; this is encoded by the exons ATGTCAACTGCTCGCTTTGATTCGTCCGATCGGTCCGGCTGGTATTTCGGACCCGTGTCACGACAAGAGGCACAGAATAGGTTACAAGGACAGAGGCACGGCATGTTCCTCGTCCGAGACTCGGCGACTTGTCCCGGCGACTACGTCCTGTCTGTATCGGAAAACTCCAAAGTGTCTCATTACATCATCAACTCGTTGCCCAGCAAGAGGTTTAAGATAGGCGACCAAGAGTTCGAGCACCTCCCCGCTCTCCTGGAGTTCTACAAGATCCACTACCTGGACACCACCACACTGATCGAGCCTTCGCCCAG GTACCCAAGCTCCGAGGAAAATGTGGAATATGTGCGGACTCTGTTTGACTTCACGGGCAGCGATGCAGAGGACCTTCCCTTCAAGAAGGGGGAGATCCTAATCATCCTGGAGAAGCCGGAGGAGCAGTGGTGGAGCGCCAAGAGTAAAGAGGGGCGGGTTGGGATGATCCCAGTGCCCTACGTGGAGAAGTTGGTACGACCTCCACCCCACATTACCCAGCCTTCCCACGGATCTCGCAACTCCAACAGCTACGGGATCCCTGAGCCCGCCCATTCCCTCGTGCACGCCTACGCGCAGCCTCAGACGCCGACGCCTTCGCCAATGCCCCCTGGCACGCCTGGAGTTGTAACCCCTCTGCCGTCCATGCAGAATGGCCCCATCATGGCGAAGGCCATCCAGAAGCGAGTGCCGTGTGCCTACGACAAAACCGCTCTCGCCCTAGAG GTTGGTGATATCGTCAAGGTTACGCGGATGAACATCAGCGGTCAGTGGGAGGGAGAGGTGAACGGACGGAGAGGTCTTTTCCCCTTCACTCATGTCAAAATCATCGACCCCCAGAAACCAGATGAGAGTGACTGA
- the si:ch211-222n4.2 gene encoding coiled-coil domain-containing protein 74B isoform X1, with protein MSSQNLPPLRHLPQWPRVGRLGKSFSPRRSAANRLQPLPRAPAADGGGRGGGEASCQGDADPRVASLQRNIHFLQEQHKETLEKLHAEIECLRRDNKELQYKLIMEPPKSSRKVLTQSRKSIRPPTQGSEAHAGLYLEEPLQDTRSAQDQALWRSFGEGSEIMGSAKQDRHPEVKGGLITSLQPLRIHSSPSHPPRAPTLQECEVIIRQLYHANSLQSQEIIHVKTLLRDIVLSKKITPENYILTKAYLVDGTRKILEDEKFPKLRLQTLPDNISGPSQSCVVLPALKQSLSSTIAERQRRTRAVQRDRFKRTVK; from the exons ATGTCAAGTCAGAACCTTCCACCGTTGCGCCATTTGCCGCAGTGGCCGCGAGTCGGGCGTCTCGGGAAGTCTTTCTCTCCGCGACGTTCAGCCGCGAACCGACTCCAGCCGCTCCCTCGTGCCCCGGCGGCGgacggaggagggagaggaggtggagaggcgTCCTGTCAGGGCGACGCCGACCCACGGGTCgcatctctgcagaggaacatcCACTTCCTGCAAGAGCAGCACAAGGAGACTCTAGAGAAGCTCCATGCTGAGATAGAGTGTCTCAGAAGAGACAATAAAG AGTTGCAGTATAAGCTGATAATGGAGCCTCCCAAGTCAAGTAGAAAAG TACTAACACAAAGTCGAAAAAGCATTAGACCTCCCACTCAGGGCAGTGAAGCTCATGCAGGACTCTACCTGGAGGAGCCATTACAAGACACGCGATCTGCACAGGACCAGGCATTATG GAGGAGCTTTGGAGAAGGGAGTGAGATTATGGGATCTGCCAAGCAGGACCGTCACCCGGAGGTGAAGGGAGGCCTCATCACTTCATTACAGCCTCTGCGAATTCACAGCAGTCCCTCTCATCCCCCACGCGCTCCGACTCTGCAGGAGTGTGAGGTCATCATTCGGCAGCTCTATCATGCTAACAGCCTACAGTCTCAGGAG ATTATACATGTGAAGACGCTGCTGAGAGATATTGTACTGAGTAAGAAAATCACTCCAGAAAATTACATTCTGACCAAGGCCTACCTGGTTGATGGCACCCG cAAGATTTTAGAGGATGAGAAGTTTCCGAAACTTCGTCTTCAAACGTTACCGGACAACAT CTCTGGGCCCTCGCAGTCTTGCGTGGTCCTCCCAGCCCTGAAGCAGAGCCTAAGCTCAACCATTGCAGAACGGCAGAGGCGGACCCGTGCTGTGCAGCGAGACCGTTTCAAAAGAACCGTGAAGTGA
- the si:ch211-222n4.2 gene encoding uncharacterized protein si:ch211-222n4.2 isoform X2, with protein MSSQNLPPLRHLPQWPRVGRLGKSFSPRRSAANRLQPLPRAPAADGGGRGGGEASCQGDADPRVASLQRNIHFLQEQHKETLEKLHAEIECLRRDNKELQYKLIMEPPKSSRKVLTQSRKSIRPPTQGSEAHAGLYLEEPLQDTRSAQDQALWRSFGEGSEIMGSAKQDRHPEVKGGLITSLQPLRIHSSPSHPPRAPTLQECEVIIRQLYHANSLQSQEIIHVKTLLRDIVLSKKITPENYILTKAYLVDGTRF; from the exons ATGTCAAGTCAGAACCTTCCACCGTTGCGCCATTTGCCGCAGTGGCCGCGAGTCGGGCGTCTCGGGAAGTCTTTCTCTCCGCGACGTTCAGCCGCGAACCGACTCCAGCCGCTCCCTCGTGCCCCGGCGGCGgacggaggagggagaggaggtggagaggcgTCCTGTCAGGGCGACGCCGACCCACGGGTCgcatctctgcagaggaacatcCACTTCCTGCAAGAGCAGCACAAGGAGACTCTAGAGAAGCTCCATGCTGAGATAGAGTGTCTCAGAAGAGACAATAAAG AGTTGCAGTATAAGCTGATAATGGAGCCTCCCAAGTCAAGTAGAAAAG TACTAACACAAAGTCGAAAAAGCATTAGACCTCCCACTCAGGGCAGTGAAGCTCATGCAGGACTCTACCTGGAGGAGCCATTACAAGACACGCGATCTGCACAGGACCAGGCATTATG GAGGAGCTTTGGAGAAGGGAGTGAGATTATGGGATCTGCCAAGCAGGACCGTCACCCGGAGGTGAAGGGAGGCCTCATCACTTCATTACAGCCTCTGCGAATTCACAGCAGTCCCTCTCATCCCCCACGCGCTCCGACTCTGCAGGAGTGTGAGGTCATCATTCGGCAGCTCTATCATGCTAACAGCCTACAGTCTCAGGAG ATTATACATGTGAAGACGCTGCTGAGAGATATTGTACTGAGTAAGAAAATCACTCCAGAAAATTACATTCTGACCAAGGCCTACCTGGTTGATGGCACCCG ATTTTAG